One Candidatus Nitrososphaera evergladensis SR1 genomic window carries:
- a CDS encoding malate dehydrogenase, with amino-acid sequence MTITVIGSGKVGASAALNCGLRELDDVLLLDIVQGLPQGEAMDINHQLSERGSDSVARGSNNYEDMRGSDYVVLVAGVGRKPGMTRMDLLKINAGIVKDVASKIATYAKDATVIVVTNPLDPMTYLALKTIGAQKSKVMGMGGMLDLSRFKSYIQEATGVSRDSIQAMVISEHGENMLPLTRFSSLGGIPLHDFITKEQATDIFEKTKKVAAEVIALKGATVYAPGNAVATMIESMAKDKKMVIPVSAYLDGQYGVSDLCIGVPAVIGAGGVEKIVELKLDSFEQGVFDKGVASVREAIKALPL; translated from the coding sequence ATGACAATAACTGTAATTGGATCGGGCAAAGTGGGCGCTTCGGCCGCGCTGAACTGCGGCCTGAGAGAGCTTGACGACGTTCTCCTTCTGGATATAGTGCAGGGCCTTCCGCAGGGCGAGGCAATGGACATCAACCACCAGCTGTCAGAGCGCGGCTCTGACTCTGTCGCCCGGGGCTCCAACAACTATGAAGACATGCGCGGCTCTGACTATGTGGTGCTTGTGGCCGGCGTCGGCAGAAAGCCGGGCATGACGCGCATGGACCTGCTAAAGATAAACGCCGGCATTGTAAAGGATGTCGCATCAAAAATAGCGACGTATGCCAAGGACGCAACCGTCATTGTAGTCACAAACCCGCTTGACCCGATGACCTACCTTGCGCTCAAGACCATCGGCGCACAAAAGAGCAAGGTGATGGGCATGGGCGGCATGCTCGACCTGTCGAGGTTCAAGAGCTACATACAGGAAGCAACAGGCGTCTCCCGCGACTCTATACAGGCGATGGTGATATCCGAGCACGGCGAGAACATGCTCCCGCTCACACGGTTTTCATCGCTGGGCGGAATCCCGCTGCACGACTTTATCACAAAAGAACAGGCGACAGACATTTTTGAAAAGACAAAAAAAGTCGCTGCAGAGGTAATCGCGCTAAAGGGCGCAACAGTGTACGCGCCGGGCAACGCGGTTGCCACCATGATTGAGTCGATGGCAAAGGACAAGAAGATGGTTATTCCAGTGTCCGCTTACCTGGACGGCCAGTACGGGGTATCTGACCTGTGCATCGGCGTTCCGGCAGTCATTGGCGCTGGCGGCGTTGAAAAAATAGTCGAGCTAAAGCTTGACAGCTTTGAGCAGGGCGTCTTTGACAAGGGCGTGGCAAGCGTCAGGGAAGCGATAAAGGCACTCCCGCTCTAG